The genomic window TGGTCCCGGTGCAGATGCCGGACGGTTCAATCATGCTCGATCTGCAGGGACGCTTCCAGCAAGCCACGGTGGCCACAGTGCAGCCCGACGGCAGCATCCGCACCTATTGCAACGACGCTGACCATGTCGCCAAGGGCCTGCACACCCACGATGCCAAAGCAGGTGCCGCAGGTGCCTTGCCGACGGCAGCCGCCCATCGTGACGAGCGTTGAGGAGATCTCCGATGACCATCAAGCGCTCTCTCTTCTCGGCGATCTGCGCCACCCTGCTCGCCGGCAATGCGTCGGCCGCCACCATCACCATCGTCAATCTCGACGGTCCCAACGAGGGCTTCAATGACCCGACCCCGGTCGCTGCCTTGCCCAGCAACCCGTTCACGACACTGGGTGAGCAACGGCTGCACGTATTCCAGACGGCGGCCAACCAATGGGGTGCCCTGCTCGTCAGCAACATCGAGATCCGCGTCCAGGCCGCATTCAATCCCCTGACCTGTTCAGGTACGAGCGCCGTGCTCGGCTCTGCCGGTGGCACCACCTTGCATCAGAATTTTGCCAACGCGCCGGTGGCCAACGTCTGGTACAGCTCTTCGTTGGCCAGTTCCCTGGCCAATGTCGACATCAACGGCCCGGGCAGCAACGACATCAATTCCCAGTTCAACGTCGATATCGATAACGGTACCTGCCTGACCGGCACCGCAGGCTGGTACTACTCGACGCTGGCTTCCGACACCACACCCGCCGGTCGCATTCCGCTGTTGCCCGTGGTATTCCACGAATTGGCCCATGGCCTGGGCTTCCAGACTTTCACCAACAGCTCTACCGGTGCCTTTACCTCGGGCGTGCCTTCAATCTGGGATCTGTTCCTGGCGGATGCCGTCACAGGTACTACCTGGAACAACATGGCCTCCAACGCGGTGCGACAGGCCTCGGCAATCAGCGATCCCAACCTGATCTGGAAGGGCCCGATCGTGACGGCCGAACAGGCCAATTTCCTCGGCCCCGCACCGGCCCTGATCGTGACCGCGCCAGCCGCGATCGCCGGCGAGAAGACCGCCAACGCTGCCGCCTTTGGTGCCAGCGTGCCCCCGGCGGGAATCAGCGGCGAGGTCATTGCCGCCAGCGACACCGGCGGCGCTAGCGCCCTCGATGGTTGTGAGCCGCTGGTCACCAATGTCAGCGGAAAGATCGCGCTGATGCAACGCGGCACCTGCAACTTTACGGTCAAGGTCAAGAACGCGCAGGACGCCGGTGCCATCGCCGCCCTGAT from Rhodanobacteraceae bacterium includes these protein-coding regions:
- a CDS encoding peptidase, which translates into the protein MTIKRSLFSAICATLLAGNASAATITIVNLDGPNEGFNDPTPVAALPSNPFTTLGEQRLHVFQTAANQWGALLVSNIEIRVQAAFNPLTCSGTSAVLGSAGGTTLHQNFANAPVANVWYSSSLASSLANVDINGPGSNDINSQFNVDIDNGTCLTGTAGWYYSTLASDTTPAGRIPLLPVVFHELAHGLGFQTFTNSSTGAFTSGVPSIWDLFLADAVTGTTWNNMASNAVRQASAISDPNLIWKGPIVTAEQANFLGPAPALIVTAPAAIAGEKTANAAAFGASVPPAGISGEVIAASDTGGASALDGCEPLVTNVSGKIALMQRGTCNFTVKVKNAQDAGAIAALIDNNVASGLPGMGGSDPTVTISSYGISQADGDAIRAQLALPVTVSATLGYGSALAGTQLSGGTRYVRMNAPNPVQPGSSVSHWTVDTFPNLLMEPSLNTSLFSDVDLTIPLFRDIGWQVNQSVGDAVFANGFE